In Oreochromis niloticus isolate F11D_XX linkage group LG5, O_niloticus_UMD_NMBU, whole genome shotgun sequence, a single window of DNA contains:
- the aadacl4 gene encoding arylacetamide deacetylase-like 4 isoform X2, whose product MDIGSAILIIGFAALVAAFLLLVIGLVYAELMNSDIPCGVANRGKLRMVHGLFVGIAVVARILHRLGICHQVSFTRWFVACFLYHLKQVPAGLRVKDMTFSEVPVRVYEPTSVCDGLRRGLMYFHGGGWILGSIDSVDEVCRHIAIESDTTVISVGYRLAPEHRYPAQLDDCEKATCHFLSVAETEFGVDSHRVAVGGDSTGANLAAALCQRLACSEDRHLPFPCAQVLIYPALQMADFNLPSYQQNHAVPILFRGRMAFYFLQYLNGDVSLCQEVLEGNHVPTELRPRYELWLSPSNLPPECLTRGFYKHPSPEYDGEVYHAIKDGLEPEVSPLLADDALIQKTPRTFILTCEYDVLRDDGILYRKRLLDLGKDVTWQHVLDGFHGMINFFNQGWLTFPSAVQVVDGAVHYIKTL is encoded by the exons ATGGACATCGGCTCGGCAATTTTAATAATTGGCTTCGCTGCTCTTGTTGCAGCCTTCCTTCTTCTGGTAATTGGACTTGTGTACGCTGAGCTGATGAATTCAGACATTCCTTGTGGGGTTGCAAATAGAGGGAAACTGCGCATGGTTCATGGATTGTTTGTTGGTATTGCAGTCGTG GCTCGGATCCTACATCGACTGGGCATTTGTCATCAGGTTAGCTTTACCCGATGGTTCGTGGCCTGTTTTCTCTATCACCTGAAACAAGTTCCCGCAGGTCTGCGAGTGAAGGACATGACATTCTCAGAGGTGCCAGTGCGAGTATATGAACCTACCTCTGTGTGTGATGGCTTGAGGAGAGGTCTAATGTATTTCCATGGAGGCGGATGGATATTGGGAAGTATAG ATTCTGTTGATGAAGTGTGTCGGCATATTGCCATTGAATCTGACACCACTGTGATATCTGTTGG ATACCGATTAGCCCCTGAGCACAGGTATCCTGCCCAGCTGGATGATTGCGAGAAAGCAACGTGCCACTTCCTGTCTGTGGCTGAGACAGAGTTCGGGGTGGACTCTCACAGAGTGGCAGTTGGAGGGGACAGCACTGGGGCTAACCTGGCAGCAGCACTGTGCCAAAGGCTGGCGTGCAGTGAGGACCGACATCTGCCATTCCCTTGCGCTCAGGTCCTCATTTACCCAGCCCTGCAGATGGCAGATTTCAACTTGCCTTCCTACCAGCAAAATCATGCTGTGCCCATATTGTTTCGTGGCCGGATGGCATTCTACTTCCTGCAATATCTCAATGGAGATGTTTCTCTGTGCCAAGAAGTGCTGGAAGGTAACCATGTCCCCACTGAGCTCAGGCCACGCTACGAACTATGGTTATCCCCTTCCAACTTACCTCCTGAGTGCCTCACACGGGGTTTCTATAAGCACCCAAGCCCAGAATATGATGGGGAGGTGTATCACGCAATTAAAGATGGTTTGGAACCTGAGGTTTCCCCTTTACTGGCAGACGATGCTCTCATTCAGAAAACCCCGCGAACCTTCATCCTTACCTGTGAATATGATGTCCTGAGGGATGATGGGATTCTTTACAGGAAGCGACTTCTGGACCTGGGAAAAGATGTCACCTGGCAGCATGTGCTAGATGGCTTTCATGGCATGATTAACTTTTTTAACCAGGGCTGGCTCACATTTCCCTCTGCAGTGCAAGTTGTGGATGGTGCTGTTCACTATATAAAAACACTGTGA
- the aadacl4 gene encoding arylacetamide deacetylase-like 4 isoform X1, translated as MQIQSRDPTGAYAKAYSTEEKSNTAFLLLVIGLVYAELMNSDIPCGVANRGKLRMVHGLFVGIAVVARILHRLGICHQVSFTRWFVACFLYHLKQVPAGLRVKDMTFSEVPVRVYEPTSVCDGLRRGLMYFHGGGWILGSIDSVDEVCRHIAIESDTTVISVGYRLAPEHRYPAQLDDCEKATCHFLSVAETEFGVDSHRVAVGGDSTGANLAAALCQRLACSEDRHLPFPCAQVLIYPALQMADFNLPSYQQNHAVPILFRGRMAFYFLQYLNGDVSLCQEVLEGNHVPTELRPRYELWLSPSNLPPECLTRGFYKHPSPEYDGEVYHAIKDGLEPEVSPLLADDALIQKTPRTFILTCEYDVLRDDGILYRKRLLDLGKDVTWQHVLDGFHGMINFFNQGWLTFPSAVQVVDGAVHYIKTL; from the exons ATGCAGATTCAAAGTCGAGATCCCACTGGAGCTTATGCCAAAGCATATTCAACTGAAGAGAAGTCGAATACAG CCTTCCTTCTTCTGGTAATTGGACTTGTGTACGCTGAGCTGATGAATTCAGACATTCCTTGTGGGGTTGCAAATAGAGGGAAACTGCGCATGGTTCATGGATTGTTTGTTGGTATTGCAGTCGTG GCTCGGATCCTACATCGACTGGGCATTTGTCATCAGGTTAGCTTTACCCGATGGTTCGTGGCCTGTTTTCTCTATCACCTGAAACAAGTTCCCGCAGGTCTGCGAGTGAAGGACATGACATTCTCAGAGGTGCCAGTGCGAGTATATGAACCTACCTCTGTGTGTGATGGCTTGAGGAGAGGTCTAATGTATTTCCATGGAGGCGGATGGATATTGGGAAGTATAG ATTCTGTTGATGAAGTGTGTCGGCATATTGCCATTGAATCTGACACCACTGTGATATCTGTTGG ATACCGATTAGCCCCTGAGCACAGGTATCCTGCCCAGCTGGATGATTGCGAGAAAGCAACGTGCCACTTCCTGTCTGTGGCTGAGACAGAGTTCGGGGTGGACTCTCACAGAGTGGCAGTTGGAGGGGACAGCACTGGGGCTAACCTGGCAGCAGCACTGTGCCAAAGGCTGGCGTGCAGTGAGGACCGACATCTGCCATTCCCTTGCGCTCAGGTCCTCATTTACCCAGCCCTGCAGATGGCAGATTTCAACTTGCCTTCCTACCAGCAAAATCATGCTGTGCCCATATTGTTTCGTGGCCGGATGGCATTCTACTTCCTGCAATATCTCAATGGAGATGTTTCTCTGTGCCAAGAAGTGCTGGAAGGTAACCATGTCCCCACTGAGCTCAGGCCACGCTACGAACTATGGTTATCCCCTTCCAACTTACCTCCTGAGTGCCTCACACGGGGTTTCTATAAGCACCCAAGCCCAGAATATGATGGGGAGGTGTATCACGCAATTAAAGATGGTTTGGAACCTGAGGTTTCCCCTTTACTGGCAGACGATGCTCTCATTCAGAAAACCCCGCGAACCTTCATCCTTACCTGTGAATATGATGTCCTGAGGGATGATGGGATTCTTTACAGGAAGCGACTTCTGGACCTGGGAAAAGATGTCACCTGGCAGCATGTGCTAGATGGCTTTCATGGCATGATTAACTTTTTTAACCAGGGCTGGCTCACATTTCCCTCTGCAGTGCAAGTTGTGGATGGTGCTGTTCACTATATAAAAACACTGTGA